From Haloarcula hispanica ATCC 33960, the proteins below share one genomic window:
- a CDS encoding DUF4352 domain-containing protein, with product MKRRTYVSTIGSSIAALSLAGCSGSDGGDGDGGDGTSESTPTPEPTYEVDQEAPARLKLLSVNGPKEVAFGDTIEGDVTAVNVGGEPISGNATIEFVHSEAANTEPQTVTVNADGLASGEEVSHSYRVDAEYAGAWAFEPSSDFYAVDDTVTSTVSVLPKRGSTGETIELASGVQATVSDMSYEQMIAYELPSGERALGDNTVHAIRETVSDNILLILSVTFENGTGEAKTVSKDDFVVPESSFVSESAAGRDGTNAAGENINPGQTYSGHLIYAVPKAKIDNLAFGINLAEGSAVADIEIPLQSPGGFPEFELANIDVPPEDVTGDEAIVEMEVENVGDSAGMFKSIFEFKTPEEPGILAGYSADTWYIDSDGPYTQRIPAGETRTIELVTEPDADRRWDYRTTPFGAEWTFEAVE from the coding sequence ATGAAACGGCGAACATACGTAAGTACGATCGGAAGCAGCATCGCTGCACTCAGCCTTGCAGGATGTAGTGGGAGCGACGGGGGAGACGGAGACGGCGGAGACGGAACCAGTGAGTCGACACCAACGCCGGAACCAACGTATGAAGTAGATCAAGAGGCACCGGCACGGCTGAAACTGCTCTCCGTGAATGGGCCAAAGGAGGTCGCGTTCGGTGACACCATCGAGGGTGACGTGACTGCCGTCAATGTCGGTGGTGAGCCGATATCCGGGAACGCAACCATAGAGTTCGTCCATTCGGAAGCAGCTAACACTGAGCCACAGACAGTCACCGTCAACGCTGACGGACTGGCGTCCGGCGAAGAAGTCTCGCATAGCTATCGTGTCGACGCCGAGTACGCCGGTGCTTGGGCGTTTGAACCGTCGTCGGACTTCTACGCCGTCGACGATACGGTCACGTCAACCGTGTCGGTCCTCCCGAAGCGGGGGAGCACTGGGGAAACCATCGAGCTTGCGAGCGGCGTTCAGGCCACAGTGTCTGATATGTCCTACGAACAGATGATCGCCTACGAGCTCCCCTCTGGCGAACGGGCTTTGGGCGATAACACTGTCCATGCCATTCGCGAAACGGTCTCAGATAATATCCTCCTGATTCTGAGCGTGACGTTCGAGAACGGAACTGGCGAGGCGAAGACGGTGTCGAAAGACGACTTTGTCGTTCCCGAATCGAGCTTCGTGAGCGAGTCGGCCGCAGGTCGTGACGGGACGAACGCAGCCGGGGAGAACATCAACCCAGGGCAGACCTACAGCGGCCATCTGATTTACGCTGTCCCGAAGGCCAAGATTGACAACCTCGCGTTCGGCATAAATCTCGCAGAAGGGAGTGCAGTCGCTGATATCGAAATCCCGCTTCAGTCGCCCGGTGGCTTCCCCGAGTTCGAACTGGCGAACATCGACGTTCCGCCGGAGGACGTCACGGGCGATGAAGCGATAGTCGAGATGGAGGTCGAGAACGTGGGCGACAGCGCAGGGATGTTCAAGTCCATCTTCGAGTTCAAGACGCCCGAGGAACCAGGCATACTTGCCGGCTATTCCGCAGATACGTGGTACATTGACTCTGATGGCCCCTACACGCAGCGGATTCCCGCTGGGGAAACCAGAACCATCGAACTGGTGACGGAACCGGACGCGGACAGGCGGTGGGACTACCGGACGACGCCATTCGGGGCAGAGTGGACGTTCGAGGCCGTGGAATAG
- a CDS encoding ATP-binding protein, translating to MAQFVDRDIELEKLTDCYESVTADFVVIYGRRRLGKSELVRQSIADRDDAVYYQAVESTAPNQLEQFVDTATAQFPSLRNVRRDWEALLETLGEEDAIIVIDEFPFLIEEDESLPSRIQRVWDMKLQETGMTLVLVGSSISVMEDKVLSGSAPLYGRRTATIDLKPLEVVDAQQFFPEYDPETAITAWSIYGGTPYYLQTIDPDQPLGANVQQTVLSERGLLYSEPEFLLRTELRQPNTYFSILRALAHGRRTPNEIAGMAGVDSGSLSTYLQKLRRLRLVERHIPVTESPRTSKRGRYRIAAPLFRFWFRFVYGNQDQLRMLGADAYDKLVVPELADYVSPLFERLCQRAIPDLIDRQFRDVGQWWFKEHELDILGLSDRGLVAGECKFTSQPVSEGVLSDLERTTEEVRWSGEPAEEETLYVLFSRSGYTDDLERVADTRDDVLLFELSDLVTTNSTS from the coding sequence ATGGCGCAATTCGTTGACCGGGATATCGAACTCGAGAAGCTAACAGACTGTTACGAGTCTGTGACGGCGGATTTCGTCGTAATCTACGGCCGTCGCCGCCTCGGTAAGAGCGAACTCGTCCGCCAGTCCATCGCTGATCGGGACGACGCCGTATACTACCAGGCAGTCGAGTCCACGGCACCGAACCAACTCGAACAGTTCGTCGACACTGCAACTGCGCAGTTCCCGTCACTGCGAAACGTCCGCCGTGATTGGGAAGCACTCCTAGAAACACTCGGCGAAGAGGACGCCATTATCGTCATCGACGAGTTCCCGTTCCTCATTGAGGAGGACGAATCGCTCCCGTCACGGATACAGCGAGTTTGGGACATGAAGCTACAGGAGACGGGGATGACACTCGTGCTCGTCGGCTCTTCGATCAGCGTTATGGAGGACAAGGTGCTTTCCGGGAGCGCGCCGCTGTATGGACGCCGGACAGCAACAATCGATCTCAAGCCCCTCGAAGTAGTCGATGCGCAGCAGTTCTTCCCGGAATACGATCCCGAAACCGCAATCACCGCGTGGTCGATCTACGGCGGGACTCCGTATTATCTCCAGACTATCGATCCCGACCAGCCGTTAGGAGCGAACGTCCAGCAGACAGTTCTGTCGGAGCGCGGGCTTCTGTACTCAGAACCGGAATTCCTTCTCCGCACCGAACTCCGGCAGCCGAACACGTACTTCAGTATCCTCCGCGCACTTGCTCATGGGCGTCGCACTCCGAACGAGATCGCGGGCATGGCCGGCGTGGATTCGGGGTCGCTCAGTACGTACTTACAGAAGCTTCGTCGACTCCGCCTCGTTGAACGCCACATCCCCGTCACTGAATCACCGAGGACCTCGAAACGCGGCCGGTACCGCATCGCTGCGCCGCTGTTCCGGTTCTGGTTTCGATTCGTCTACGGGAACCAGGATCAGCTTCGCATGCTCGGCGCCGATGCGTACGACAAACTCGTTGTGCCCGAGCTAGCGGATTACGTGAGCCCGTTGTTCGAACGCCTCTGCCAGCGAGCGATTCCAGACCTTATCGACCGGCAGTTCCGTGATGTCGGGCAGTGGTGGTTCAAAGAACACGAGTTGGACATCCTCGGTCTCTCAGATAGGGGACTCGTTGCTGGCGAGTGTAAGTTCACCTCTCAGCCGGTAAGCGAAGGCGTGCTCTCTGATCTTGAACGAACCACGGAAGAAGTCCGGTGGTCAGGAGAACCAGCCGAGGAAGAGACGCTGTACGTCTTGTTCAGCCGCTCCGGATACACTGACGATCTCGAACGCGTCGCTGACACCCGCGATGACGTGCTTCTTTTCGAACTTTCAGATCTGGTAACAACTAACAGCACCTCGTGA
- a CDS encoding 3-hydroxyacyl-CoA dehydrogenase/enoyl-CoA hydratase family protein, whose product MDFEDIDTIAVLGAGNMGHGITEVAAIAGYDVRMRDIKDEFVEDGYDNIEWSLNKLAERDQLTQEEADAALDRVTPLVDVEEAVSDVDVVIEAVPEKMEIKKDVYTEVEEHAPEDAIFATNTSSLSITELSEVTERPEQFCGMHFFNPPVRMQLVEVISGAHSSDETLDAIGALAEDFGKTPVRVRKDSPGFIVNRILVPLMNEAAWLVHGEEATIAEVDSTTKFDMGLPMGSFELSDQVGNDVGLHVLEYMHEVLGEPYAPCPLLEEKVENEELGKKTGKGFYDYENGGVDIPTDAGREDVEHRLVAVMANEVGKLVENDVAPVADIDQAVQLGGGFPDGPAKIADKTGLETLVDTLEETHEETGAERYAVSDGLREAAAEGGFYSTEDEAPAEFDNVTVEYPGDMVGHIELDRPHRMNTVSPELMDDLADAVDLLEDDDEVRAILLTGAGDKAFSAGADVQAMASNATPLDAIELSRKGQQTFGKLEECSMPVVAGIDGYALGGGMELATCADLRVASERSELGQPEHNLGLLPGWGGTQRLARIVGEGRAKEIIFTGDRYDADEMAEYGFINEVVDNDALHEHALELAKDMAAGPPVAQKLTKRAMLAGRDDIDAGLEVESQAFGHLIGTDDVMEGINAFMGDGEPNFEGK is encoded by the coding sequence ATGGATTTCGAGGATATTGACACTATCGCCGTGCTCGGTGCCGGGAACATGGGCCATGGAATCACCGAAGTGGCCGCCATCGCAGGCTACGACGTGCGGATGCGTGACATCAAAGACGAGTTCGTCGAGGACGGCTACGATAACATCGAATGGTCGCTGAACAAGCTGGCCGAGCGAGACCAGCTCACCCAGGAGGAAGCCGATGCGGCGCTTGACCGCGTCACGCCGCTGGTCGATGTCGAGGAAGCAGTCAGCGACGTCGACGTGGTCATCGAGGCCGTGCCGGAGAAAATGGAGATCAAGAAGGACGTGTACACGGAGGTCGAAGAACACGCGCCCGAAGACGCCATCTTCGCCACGAACACGTCCAGCCTCTCCATCACGGAACTGTCGGAAGTGACCGAGCGACCCGAGCAGTTCTGTGGGATGCACTTCTTCAATCCGCCGGTCCGGATGCAGCTGGTCGAAGTCATCTCCGGCGCACACTCCAGCGACGAGACGCTGGACGCCATCGGGGCGCTCGCCGAAGACTTCGGCAAAACGCCGGTCCGCGTCCGCAAGGACTCGCCGGGGTTCATCGTCAACCGCATCCTCGTCCCGCTGATGAACGAGGCCGCCTGGCTCGTCCACGGCGAGGAAGCGACCATCGCCGAGGTCGACTCGACGACGAAGTTCGACATGGGCCTGCCGATGGGGTCGTTCGAACTCTCCGATCAGGTCGGTAACGACGTCGGCCTCCACGTCCTCGAATATATGCACGAAGTGCTGGGCGAGCCCTACGCCCCGTGTCCCCTGCTCGAGGAGAAAGTCGAGAACGAGGAACTCGGGAAGAAGACCGGCAAGGGCTTCTACGACTACGAGAACGGCGGCGTCGATATTCCGACCGACGCCGGCCGCGAAGACGTCGAGCACCGCCTCGTCGCCGTGATGGCAAACGAGGTCGGGAAGCTCGTCGAGAACGACGTGGCCCCCGTTGCAGACATCGACCAGGCCGTCCAGCTCGGCGGCGGCTTCCCGGACGGTCCCGCGAAGATAGCCGACAAGACCGGTCTCGAGACGCTCGTCGACACGCTTGAGGAAACCCACGAGGAGACCGGCGCGGAGCGCTACGCGGTCTCTGACGGCCTCCGAGAGGCCGCGGCGGAAGGTGGCTTTTACAGTACCGAGGACGAGGCTCCAGCGGAGTTCGATAATGTCACCGTCGAGTACCCCGGTGACATGGTCGGTCACATCGAACTCGACCGCCCACACCGGATGAACACCGTCAGCCCTGAGCTGATGGACGACCTCGCCGACGCCGTCGACCTGCTCGAAGACGACGACGAGGTGCGCGCCATCCTGCTGACCGGGGCCGGCGACAAAGCGTTCTCCGCCGGGGCAGACGTGCAGGCGATGGCCTCGAACGCGACGCCGCTGGACGCCATCGAACTCTCCCGCAAGGGCCAGCAAACCTTCGGGAAGCTCGAGGAGTGCTCGATGCCGGTCGTCGCCGGCATCGACGGCTACGCGCTGGGCGGCGGGATGGAACTGGCGACCTGTGCCGACCTCCGCGTGGCCTCGGAGCGCTCCGAACTGGGCCAGCCCGAACACAACCTCGGCCTCCTGCCGGGGTGGGGCGGCACACAGCGCCTCGCCCGCATCGTCGGCGAAGGCCGCGCCAAGGAGATTATCTTCACCGGCGACCGCTACGACGCCGACGAGATGGCCGAATACGGCTTCATTAACGAGGTCGTCGACAACGACGCCCTCCACGAGCACGCACTCGAACTGGCCAAAGACATGGCCGCCGGCCCGCCGGTCGCACAGAAACTCACCAAGCGCGCGATGCTGGCCGGCCGCGACGACATCGATGCCGGCCTCGAAGTCGAATCACAGGCTTTCGGTCATCTCATCGGGACCGACGACGTGATGGAGGGCATCAACGCGTTCATGGGCGACGGGGAGCCGAACTTCGAAGGGAAGTGA
- a CDS encoding acyl-CoA dehydrogenase family protein, translated as MDFELTEEQRQIQDEIARFAENEIKPVATEYDTEEKFPREIVEKAAEMGLTGANIPMEYGGAGYDTLTNAIIAEELFAADPGIGLSIQSAAFGADALIGFGSEAQKEEYLEPVATGDAIMGAAISEPDTGSDVSSVSTQARKEGDEWVINGNKMWITNGSVGDYFVVLCETDPDAEGRYNGFSQILIESDRDGFEAEKITGKLGIRASDTAELILNDVRVPEDNLVGTRGAGFLQIMQFFDETRTGVAAQGVGIARGAAERALEYAQDREQFGQSISEFQAIQHKLAEMFTEIEAARQLTHKSAWSVDNDADRLTELASMAKEKASRVAVETADEAVQIHGGAGYVNDFDVERFYRDAKITQIYEGTTEIQKNIIARELLGKGMT; from the coding sequence ATGGACTTCGAACTGACAGAAGAGCAGCGACAGATACAGGACGAGATCGCCCGGTTCGCCGAAAACGAAATCAAGCCCGTCGCGACCGAGTACGACACGGAAGAGAAGTTCCCTCGAGAGATCGTCGAGAAGGCCGCCGAGATGGGGCTGACAGGCGCGAACATCCCGATGGAGTACGGTGGCGCAGGCTACGACACGCTGACCAACGCTATCATCGCCGAGGAACTGTTCGCGGCCGACCCCGGAATCGGCCTGAGCATCCAGTCGGCCGCCTTCGGTGCTGACGCCCTCATCGGGTTCGGCTCAGAGGCCCAGAAAGAGGAGTACCTGGAGCCTGTGGCGACTGGGGACGCCATCATGGGCGCGGCCATCTCCGAACCAGACACCGGCTCGGACGTGTCGTCGGTGTCGACACAGGCGCGCAAGGAGGGCGACGAGTGGGTCATCAACGGCAACAAGATGTGGATCACCAACGGCTCGGTCGGCGACTACTTCGTCGTGCTCTGTGAGACCGACCCGGACGCGGAGGGGCGGTACAACGGCTTCTCGCAGATTCTCATTGAGTCCGACCGCGATGGGTTCGAGGCCGAGAAGATCACGGGGAAGCTCGGCATCCGTGCGTCGGACACGGCAGAACTCATCCTCAACGACGTGCGCGTCCCCGAGGACAACCTCGTCGGTACGCGCGGGGCCGGCTTCCTCCAGATAATGCAGTTCTTCGACGAGACCCGGACCGGCGTGGCCGCACAGGGCGTCGGTATCGCCCGCGGGGCCGCCGAGCGCGCTCTGGAGTACGCACAGGACCGCGAGCAGTTCGGCCAGTCCATCTCGGAGTTCCAGGCCATCCAGCACAAGCTCGCCGAGATGTTCACCGAAATCGAGGCGGCACGGCAGCTAACTCACAAGTCCGCCTGGAGCGTCGACAACGACGCCGACCGGCTCACCGAGTTGGCGTCGATGGCCAAAGAAAAGGCCTCTCGCGTCGCCGTCGAGACGGCCGACGAGGCCGTCCAGATCCACGGCGGCGCTGGTTACGTCAACGACTTCGACGTCGAGCGGTTCTACCGCGACGCAAAGATTACCCAGATCTACGAGGGAACGACCGAGATCCAGAAGAACATCATCGCCCGGGAACTGCTCGGGAAGGGCATGACGTAA
- the cysE gene encoding serine O-acetyltransferase → MFDRLKADIRTALTKDPAATSAMEVALTYPGLHAIWAYRVAHWLWANDRALLARLISHVARFLTGVEIHPAAEIGERVFIDHGMGIVIGETAEIGDDVLLYHGVTLGGTSMRREKRHPTVRDGATIGADASIMGPITVGENASVGAGAVVVDDVTPETTVVGNPAEPVGAAGVASPNPDPIIADG, encoded by the coding sequence ATGTTTGACCGACTGAAAGCGGATATTCGTACAGCACTCACAAAGGACCCGGCGGCGACCAGCGCGATGGAGGTCGCGCTCACGTACCCCGGCCTGCACGCGATCTGGGCCTATCGTGTTGCCCACTGGCTCTGGGCGAACGACCGAGCGTTGCTCGCCAGACTCATCTCCCACGTCGCGCGGTTCCTGACCGGCGTCGAGATCCACCCCGCCGCGGAGATCGGCGAGCGCGTGTTCATCGACCACGGGATGGGCATCGTCATCGGGGAGACGGCCGAAATCGGCGACGACGTGCTCCTGTACCACGGTGTCACCCTCGGCGGCACGTCCATGCGCCGCGAAAAGCGCCACCCGACGGTCAGGGACGGCGCGACCATCGGCGCTGATGCCTCGATAATGGGGCCGATCACCGTTGGAGAGAACGCGTCCGTCGGCGCTGGCGCAGTCGTCGTCGATGACGTGACCCCCGAAACGACAGTCGTGGGCAACCCGGCGGAGCCTGTCGGCGCTGCCGGTGTCGCCTCACCAAATCCGGACCCTATCATCGCTGACGGCTAA
- a CDS encoding tyrosine-type recombinase/integrase yields the protein MNESDALSVFDGMRTESPASIENYKTVVRRFIKHHPDVYEVTTDEIAQYLEDMLNDGYADKTVDAARTGLIKFFGQLDRDDDPTDSDKLDIWSWYQYTGKTRKTEKKEIIYLEQDEINKLIENLPAPVLRNELIVRLMFETGLRATELCTLKVEDIDTDNRRIDVIGGKGNKDRTVYYDETLDTLLEIWLVDRQGVYVDNTPYLFPTNRSEHISQRRLADVINKGAEKAGIQETLYVDKSGKGRKRVTPHTIRHSFAMACLNNGMPIKFLQELMGHDRMETTEVYLNALDTDVEKSYRRWGPQY from the coding sequence ATGAACGAAAGTGATGCACTGTCGGTCTTTGACGGTATGAGAACTGAGTCTCCTGCCTCAATTGAGAACTACAAGACGGTGGTACGTCGCTTCATCAAACACCACCCCGATGTGTATGAGGTTACCACGGACGAGATAGCGCAGTACTTGGAGGATATGCTGAATGACGGGTATGCCGATAAGACCGTTGACGCCGCCCGTACAGGACTAATCAAGTTCTTTGGACAGTTGGACCGTGACGACGACCCTACCGACAGTGATAAGCTGGATATTTGGAGTTGGTATCAGTACACAGGCAAGACACGTAAGACCGAAAAGAAGGAAATTATCTATCTCGAACAGGATGAAATTAACAAGCTGATTGAGAACCTGCCTGCCCCTGTTCTGCGTAATGAGCTAATTGTGAGGCTCATGTTCGAGACGGGCCTTCGAGCGACTGAGTTGTGTACCCTCAAAGTAGAGGATATAGACACAGACAATCGCCGTATTGACGTAATCGGTGGCAAGGGCAACAAGGACAGGACTGTCTATTATGACGAGACGTTAGACACACTGCTTGAGATATGGCTTGTTGACAGACAGGGTGTGTACGTCGATAATACGCCGTACCTGTTCCCAACAAACCGCAGTGAGCATATCAGTCAACGGCGATTAGCTGATGTGATTAACAAGGGGGCAGAGAAAGCAGGGATACAGGAGACGTTGTATGTCGACAAGTCGGGGAAGGGACGTAAGCGCGTCACACCTCACACCATACGGCACAGTTTCGCTATGGCCTGCCTGAACAACGGTATGCCCATCAAGTTCCTTCAGGAGCTAATGGGACACGACAGGATGGAAACTACAGAGGTGTACCTAAATGCTCTTGATACGGACGTAGAGAAGTCATACCGCCGTTGGGGACCGCAGTACTAA
- a CDS encoding RimK family alpha-L-glutamate ligase encodes MSDQDITVGVLSLHSSKESKAILNAVDEMGYDTEWLRTENTAISVTDGEMTLEPSVDVVANRLLLSSNEHPAEGIGLGMTISRLAPTLNEPMAATTALHKFASAAALADAGVPVPDALLALSSDLLNEERDRFGDRAVYKTAIGTHGGGTWMVDLENQVNAQVGGRYAFLQEYMEHDEQRHHDLRVYVVGDQIVGAMNRYAPEGEWRTNVALGGEVEDMTGELPERVREIALDSVEAIGLDYAGVDIVQSDDGYYVLEVNPTAGFRGLFKASGVSPAPYIAQLAIERAGGSVDEETVERLSDRLDDSKPACTPKKPQPKAQENVVVGYIEEVVVTGTQGTKSVLAKSDTGATRTSIDAKLAAEIGTGPILDIVKIKSGSLKSGRSRPVVDLVVGVGGTQHTVTASVEDRGHMDYPLLLGRDILKHYQVDVNRRADDESEVDTEEEEQSEE; translated from the coding sequence ATGAGCGACCAGGATATTACAGTCGGCGTTCTCAGCCTCCACTCCAGCAAGGAGTCGAAGGCCATCCTGAACGCGGTCGACGAGATGGGCTACGACACGGAGTGGCTTCGCACCGAAAACACCGCGATCAGCGTTACCGACGGCGAGATGACACTCGAACCAAGTGTCGACGTGGTCGCGAACCGTCTGTTGCTCTCCAGCAACGAACACCCCGCGGAAGGGATCGGGCTCGGGATGACTATCAGCCGGCTCGCACCGACGTTGAACGAGCCGATGGCGGCGACGACGGCCCTCCACAAGTTCGCAAGCGCTGCCGCGCTGGCCGATGCCGGCGTTCCGGTCCCGGACGCCCTGCTCGCGCTATCGAGTGACCTGCTGAACGAGGAACGGGACCGCTTCGGTGATCGTGCGGTGTACAAGACGGCCATCGGCACCCACGGCGGCGGGACGTGGATGGTCGATCTGGAAAACCAGGTCAACGCACAGGTCGGTGGCCGCTACGCGTTCTTACAGGAGTACATGGAACACGACGAGCAGCGCCACCACGACCTTCGCGTGTACGTCGTCGGCGACCAGATCGTCGGGGCGATGAACCGCTATGCGCCCGAGGGCGAGTGGCGGACGAACGTCGCGCTCGGCGGCGAGGTCGAGGACATGACGGGTGAACTCCCCGAGCGAGTCAGGGAAATCGCGCTCGACTCGGTCGAGGCTATCGGTCTAGACTATGCCGGCGTCGACATCGTCCAGAGCGACGACGGCTACTACGTGCTCGAAGTGAACCCCACCGCCGGGTTCCGCGGCCTGTTCAAGGCCAGCGGCGTCAGTCCTGCCCCCTACATCGCTCAGCTCGCTATCGAGCGGGCTGGCGGAAGCGTCGACGAGGAAACCGTCGAGCGACTCTCCGACCGGCTTGACGACTCCAAGCCTGCGTGTACGCCGAAGAAGCCACAGCCGAAAGCACAGGAGAACGTCGTCGTCGGGTACATCGAGGAGGTTGTCGTCACCGGAACGCAGGGGACCAAGTCCGTCCTCGCGAAGTCCGACACTGGCGCGACCAGAACCAGCATCGACGCCAAGCTCGCCGCGGAAATCGGAACGGGGCCGATTCTCGACATCGTGAAGATCAAATCCGGGAGTCTCAAGTCCGGTCGGTCGCGCCCGGTCGTCGACCTCGTCGTTGGCGTCGGCGGGACCCAGCACACCGTCACGGCCAGCGTCGAGGATCGCGGGCACATGGACTACCCGCTGTTGCTGGGTCGGGACATCCTCAAGCACTATCAGGTCGACGTGAACCGGCGCGCGGACGACGAGTCAGAAGTAGACACCGAGGAAGAGGAACAGAGCGAAGAGTAA
- a CDS encoding succinylglutamate desuccinylase/aspartoacylase family protein: MEEAKPFTFDGGRVKPGETRNVRYTVSETYLGDAVRMPVTIVNGERPGPTVFLTAAAHGDELNGIEVVREVAHEWNHDGLAGTLVCLPVLNVPAFLAQERYLPIYDRDLNRSFPGDPESTSAKRMAHEIFRNFLAPCDVGLDFHTSTRGRTNMLHVRANMDDPEVARVANAFASNVIISSEGPSGSLRRELSDSGVPTITIEMGEAHRFQRPLIDSALDSVRSVLAEFGLRDSDTVRWPGWRTVIDDNGEKTWIRADSGGLVDMHYDRGDLVYEDDVICTITNPFKTENTLMRAPFTGLLVGVLENPLVYPGNPLCHLVRLDDRIQRAIEWNRRTNDDDW, encoded by the coding sequence ATGGAAGAGGCCAAGCCGTTCACCTTCGACGGCGGCCGCGTCAAACCGGGGGAAACCCGCAACGTTCGCTACACGGTCAGCGAGACGTATCTGGGGGACGCCGTCCGGATGCCGGTCACCATCGTCAACGGCGAGCGGCCCGGTCCGACAGTGTTTCTCACCGCAGCGGCCCACGGCGACGAACTCAACGGCATCGAGGTCGTCCGGGAGGTGGCCCACGAGTGGAACCACGACGGGCTGGCGGGGACGCTGGTCTGTCTGCCGGTGTTGAACGTCCCGGCGTTTCTGGCACAGGAGCGGTACCTGCCGATCTACGACCGGGACCTGAACCGCTCGTTCCCCGGCGACCCCGAATCGACGAGCGCGAAACGGATGGCCCACGAGATTTTCCGGAACTTCCTGGCCCCGTGTGACGTGGGCCTCGATTTCCACACGTCCACGCGCGGGCGGACGAACATGCTCCACGTCCGGGCGAACATGGACGACCCCGAGGTCGCGCGGGTCGCGAACGCCTTCGCCTCGAACGTCATCATCTCTTCGGAAGGTCCGTCGGGGTCGCTCCGGCGGGAGTTGAGCGATTCGGGCGTCCCGACGATCACGATAGAGATGGGCGAAGCCCACCGGTTCCAGCGGCCGCTCATCGACTCGGCGCTTGATAGTGTTCGGTCGGTGCTGGCGGAGTTCGGCCTGCGGGACTCCGACACCGTCCGGTGGCCGGGCTGGCGGACGGTCATCGACGACAACGGCGAGAAAACCTGGATCCGCGCGGACTCGGGCGGCCTGGTAGACATGCACTACGACCGCGGCGACCTGGTGTACGAAGACGACGTGATATGTACGATCACGAACCCGTTCAAGACGGAGAACACGCTGATGCGTGCGCCGTTTACCGGCCTGCTGGTCGGCGTCCTCGAGAACCCACTGGTGTATCCTGGCAATCCCCTCTGCCATCTGGTCCGACTTGACGACCGGATACAGCGGGCGATCGAGTGGAATCGGCGGACGAACGACGACGATTGGTAA
- the sdhC gene encoding succinate dehydrogenase, cytochrome b556 subunit has translation MSQSYNRGTVEDFGRWREFTAGMWAWIFHKFTGWVLVGYLFTHIAVLSTAVGVDPASAQAGSDLYTSTISGLESLLIVRFLEVGLLAVAVFHILNGIRLLMVDLGVGLESQDKSFYASLLLTGAIVVASVPTFLGGKLA, from the coding sequence ATGAGTCAGTCTTACAATCGCGGCACCGTCGAGGACTTCGGACGGTGGCGGGAGTTCACGGCCGGGATGTGGGCCTGGATCTTCCACAAGTTCACCGGCTGGGTTCTCGTGGGCTACCTGTTCACCCACATCGCGGTGCTGAGCACTGCGGTCGGCGTCGATCCGGCGAGCGCGCAGGCAGGCAGCGACCTCTACACCAGCACGATCAGCGGCCTGGAATCGCTGCTGATCGTCCGGTTCCTCGAAGTCGGTCTGCTAGCCGTCGCCGTCTTCCACATCCTCAACGGCATCCGATTGCTGATGGTTGACCTGGGTGTGGGGCTGGAATCGCAAGACAAGAGCTTCTACGCGTCGCTCCTGCTGACGGGCGCTATCGTCGTCGCCAGCGTGCCGACGTTCCTCGGGGGGAAGCTAGCCTGA
- a CDS encoding succinate dehydrogenase hydrophobic membrane anchor subunit, producing MAEHYSSFDRGGRRWLFQRLTAVFLVGVLAFHFMLLHFVNHAADLTFLGTQARMNRPWYLITMWLFLVTATFHGVNGVYNALVNQGLTGSRKNAVKYLLGIAGILLIVQGTRVSLAMTTLV from the coding sequence ATGGCTGAACACTACTCCTCCTTCGACCGTGGCGGGCGTCGCTGGCTGTTCCAGCGGCTGACGGCAGTGTTCCTCGTCGGCGTGCTCGCGTTCCACTTCATGCTGTTGCACTTCGTGAACCACGCCGCAGACCTCACCTTCCTGGGTACGCAGGCCCGAATGAACCGACCCTGGTATCTCATCACGATGTGGCTGTTCCTCGTCACCGCCACGTTCCACGGCGTCAACGGCGTGTACAACGCGCTGGTCAACCAAGGACTCACCGGCTCCCGGAAGAACGCAGTCAAGTACCTGCTCGGCATCGCCGGCATCCTGCTCATCGTGCAGGGGACCCGCGTGTCGCTGGCCATGACAACCCTCGTCTGA